A section of the Anabaena cylindrica PCC 7122 genome encodes:
- a CDS encoding DUF1257 domain-containing protein, whose product MSHFSTLRTKITDAEILKSSLRDLGISVKTEADVRGYNGQRVRSDIVAVLEGEYDLGWSRNSDGSFDLIADLWGVAKKHNQTELINSINQKYAVNKTLTEVKQRGLQNANVKLVLQ is encoded by the coding sequence ATGTCTCACTTTAGCACTCTGCGTACCAAAATCACCGATGCCGAAATTCTGAAGTCTTCTTTGCGCGACCTAGGTATCAGCGTCAAGACAGAAGCTGATGTTCGTGGTTATAACGGTCAGCGTGTACGTTCCGACATCGTTGCTGTATTGGAAGGCGAGTACGATTTAGGTTGGTCTCGCAACAGTGATGGTTCTTTTGACCTCATCGCTGACTTGTGGGGCGTTGCTAAAAAGCACAACCAAACCGAGTTGATCAACTCCATTAACCAAAAATACGCCGTTAACAAGACTTTGACTGAAGTAAAACAGCGCGGTCTGCAAAACGCCAATGTCAAGTTGGTATTGCAATAA
- a CDS encoding type II toxin-antitoxin system VapC family toxin — translation MGINYLIDTHILLWWFFDDPKLDRSCREIIKNPDHHIFVSSVSPWEIATKYRIGKLPEAKDILLIYPQLLTQSQFIELNINSNHAIRAGTLPIDHRDPFDRMIMAQSEIEKMPVITYDQAFHTGLIEVIPNPVNP, via the coding sequence ATGGGAATAAATTATCTGATTGATACCCATATTTTATTATGGTGGTTTTTTGATGATCCTAAACTTGATAGATCATGCCGAGAAATAATTAAAAATCCCGATCATCATATTTTTGTCAGTAGCGTATCCCCTTGGGAAATAGCCACTAAATACCGTATTGGTAAACTACCTGAAGCAAAAGATATATTACTAATCTATCCACAACTCTTAACTCAATCACAATTTATTGAACTAAATATTAATTCAAATCATGCTATTAGAGCAGGTACTTTACCTATAGATCATCGAGATCCTTTTGATCGTATGATTATGGCTCAGTCCGAAATTGAAAAAATGCCAGTTATCACTTATGATCAAGCATTTCATACAGGATTGATTGAAGTAATTCCTAATCCTGTAAATCCTTAA
- a CDS encoding HNH endonuclease has protein sequence MTIDDITRELVRKRAKYLCEYCHSPERISTTRFTLDHVIPKSLGGADDIDNLALACRRCNERRYNFLAGIDPETQAITPLFNPLQQKWSDHFIWSADGKTILGTTPTGRATCKRLDINDERYTEDDSIRSARGFWVKAALHPPDEDPRQVL, from the coding sequence ATGACTATTGACGATATTACCAGGGAATTAGTGCGTAAACGGGCAAAATATCTATGTGAGTATTGTCACTCTCCAGAGCGCATTTCTACAACTCGATTCACCTTAGATCATGTAATACCTAAATCTTTGGGTGGTGCTGATGATATTGATAATTTAGCTTTAGCTTGTCGTCGGTGTAATGAACGCCGCTACAACTTTTTAGCAGGAATTGACCCAGAAACACAAGCCATTACCCCTTTATTTAATCCCCTTCAACAAAAATGGTCTGATCATTTTATCTGGAGTGCTGACGGTAAAACTATTTTAGGAACAACTCCCACAGGTAGAGCTACTTGTAAGCGACTTGATATTAATGATGAGCGATATACAGAAGATGATTCTATCCGCAGTGCGCGAGGTTTTTGGGTAAAAGCTGCTTTACATCCACCTGATGAAGATCCGCGTCAGGTATTATAG
- the trpE gene encoding anthranilate synthase component I produces MIFPDFTQFKKLALEGNFVPVYQEWVADLDTPVSAWYKVCADQPYSFLLESVEGGEKIGRYSLLGCDPLWILEARGDQTTQTHRDGSQEIFTGDPFTVLAECLAPYHPIKLPQLPSGIGGLFGFWGYELINWIEPRVPIHPQDERNIPDGLWMQVDHLLIFDQVKRKIWAIAYADLRDPEVSLEVAYQQASDRIQEMVSKLSLPLSPQNTQLAWTAPGNKPKAGIEEYTSNFTRSDFCASVDKAKEYIKAGDIFQVVISQRLSTEYTGNPFALYRSLRQINPSPYMAYFNFKDWQIIGSSPEVMVKAECDPDGGIIATVRPIAGTRPRGKTTQEDAAFAEDLLQDPKEIAEHVMLVDLGRNDLGRVCESGSVKVDELMVVERYSHVMHIVSNVVGKLANDKTAWDLLKASFPAGTVSGAPKIRAMEIINELEPSRRGVYSGVYGYYDFEGQLNSAIAIRTMVLHNHTVTVQAGAGLVADSEPEKEYEETLNKARGLLEAIRCLR; encoded by the coding sequence ATGATTTTTCCCGATTTCACCCAGTTTAAGAAGCTCGCTTTAGAAGGTAATTTTGTTCCTGTATATCAGGAATGGGTAGCTGATTTAGATACTCCCGTTTCTGCTTGGTATAAAGTATGTGCAGATCAACCTTATAGCTTTTTACTGGAATCGGTGGAAGGTGGAGAAAAAATAGGGCGTTATAGTTTATTGGGTTGTGATCCTCTATGGATTTTGGAAGCTAGAGGTGATCAAACTACCCAAACACATCGTGATGGTTCTCAGGAAATTTTTACAGGTGATCCTTTTACAGTTTTAGCCGAATGTTTAGCACCTTATCACCCAATCAAGTTACCGCAGCTACCTTCAGGAATTGGCGGTTTATTTGGGTTTTGGGGTTATGAGTTAATTAATTGGATTGAACCGCGTGTACCAATTCATCCCCAAGATGAGCGTAATATCCCTGATGGATTATGGATGCAGGTAGACCACTTGTTGATTTTTGACCAGGTAAAGCGGAAAATTTGGGCGATCGCATATGCTGATTTACGTGACCCAGAAGTTAGCTTAGAGGTAGCTTATCAACAGGCGAGCGATCGCATTCAGGAAATGGTCAGCAAGCTATCTTTACCCCTATCGCCACAAAATACTCAATTAGCTTGGACAGCCCCCGGAAACAAGCCGAAAGCGGGAATAGAGGAATACACCAGCAACTTCACCCGTTCTGATTTCTGCGCCAGTGTAGACAAAGCTAAAGAATATATCAAAGCTGGTGATATCTTCCAAGTCGTCATTTCTCAACGCTTATCTACAGAATATACAGGGAATCCTTTCGCCCTTTACCGTTCCCTACGCCAAATCAATCCTTCTCCTTACATGGCGTATTTTAACTTTAAGGATTGGCAAATTATTGGTTCTAGTCCTGAAGTCATGGTGAAAGCAGAATGTGACCCTGATGGGGGTATAATCGCCACAGTCCGCCCCATTGCCGGAACTAGACCAAGGGGGAAGACAACCCAAGAGGATGCGGCTTTCGCTGAAGATTTACTTCAAGACCCCAAAGAAATCGCTGAACACGTCATGTTAGTTGATTTAGGACGCAATGATTTAGGGCGTGTGTGCGAAAGCGGTAGCGTGAAAGTTGATGAATTAATGGTAGTTGAACGCTATTCCCATGTCATGCACATTGTCAGTAATGTGGTGGGTAAATTAGCAAATGACAAAACAGCCTGGGATTTACTTAAAGCCAGCTTCCCAGCCGGTACAGTTAGCGGTGCGCCGAAAATCAGAGCGATGGAAATCATTAACGAATTAGAACCAAGCCGCCGGGGTGTGTATTCGGGTGTGTATGGCTATTATGATTTTGAAGGGCAATTAAATAGTGCGATCGCTATTCGGACAATGGTATTGCATAATCATACCGTCACAGTCCAAGCAGGTGCCGGTTTAGTCGCAGATTCCGAACCCGAAAAGGAATATGAGGAAACACTAAATAAAGCTAGAGGATTATTAGAAGCAATTCGTTGTTTGCGATAA
- a CDS encoding photosystem I reaction center subunit II PsaD: protein MAEKLTGKTPLFGGSTGGLLKKAEVEEKYAITWTSPKAQVFEMPTGGAATMNQGENLLYLARKEYGIALGGQLRKFKITDYKIYRILPSGETTFIHPADGVFPEKVNPGRDKVRHVPRRIGQNPSPAQLKFSGKATHDA, encoded by the coding sequence ATGGCAGAAAAACTGACTGGAAAAACTCCCCTCTTTGGTGGTAGCACTGGTGGATTGCTCAAAAAAGCAGAAGTAGAAGAAAAGTACGCTATTACCTGGACTAGCCCCAAGGCTCAAGTTTTTGAAATGCCTACAGGTGGCGCTGCAACAATGAACCAGGGCGAAAACTTGCTATACTTAGCTCGTAAGGAGTATGGCATCGCTTTAGGCGGTCAGCTGCGGAAATTCAAAATCACAGACTACAAAATTTACCGGATTCTACCCAGCGGTGAAACCACTTTCATTCACCCAGCTGATGGTGTGTTCCCAGAAAAAGTTAACCCCGGTCGTGATAAAGTACGCCACGTACCCCGCAGAATTGGTCAAAACCCCAGCCCTGCACAACTCAAGTTCAGTGGTAAAGCTACTCACGATGCTTAA